One window of the Natrinema sp. CBA1119 genome contains the following:
- a CDS encoding LLM class flavin-dependent oxidoreductase, which yields MTVGLMLPTYLDREERLPLAEAADELGVDAVFTGESASSNLFIDLTWIASKTSTVTIGAGIANVFSRSPSLIALSAAELDGISDGRVVLGLGTSTPPLIEGVHGLPFERPVSRTAEYIDIIRAGWTGDRLDYDGDFYSPSGGRLLETPVQDEIPIAVAALGPSNRRLTGSKGDIWLPHLVPKTVLGDLAEDVYGAARDRERSADAIDVYAYVPTAIDEDIDAAYDRVRRHVATYAGSAEPYRDAIADAGYDVAMEVHRTWQDGDRDAAAQLVTDELVEDIGLVGTPDDAPSACSQWYDAGADMVVMNFPPGSSADDVRTALAAVS from the coding sequence ATGACAGTTGGCCTGATGCTACCGACGTACCTCGACCGCGAGGAACGACTGCCGCTCGCCGAGGCCGCCGACGAACTCGGCGTCGACGCGGTGTTCACCGGCGAATCCGCGAGTTCGAACCTCTTTATCGACCTGACGTGGATCGCCTCGAAGACGTCGACCGTGACGATCGGAGCGGGGATCGCCAACGTGTTCTCGCGCTCCCCCAGCCTCATCGCCCTCAGCGCGGCCGAACTCGACGGAATCTCCGACGGTCGCGTCGTCCTCGGCCTCGGGACGAGCACTCCGCCGTTGATCGAAGGCGTTCACGGTCTACCGTTCGAACGGCCGGTGTCACGGACGGCGGAGTACATCGACATCATCCGAGCGGGATGGACCGGCGACCGTCTCGACTACGACGGTGACTTCTACTCGCCATCCGGCGGCCGGCTGCTCGAGACCCCGGTTCAGGACGAGATTCCGATCGCGGTCGCGGCCCTCGGTCCGTCAAACCGCCGGTTGACCGGTTCGAAGGGCGATATCTGGCTTCCCCACCTCGTTCCGAAGACCGTCCTCGGCGATCTGGCCGAAGACGTGTACGGCGCCGCTCGAGATCGCGAGCGGTCGGCCGACGCCATCGACGTCTACGCGTACGTTCCGACGGCCATCGACGAGGACATCGACGCGGCCTACGACCGTGTGCGACGACACGTGGCCACGTACGCCGGCTCCGCGGAGCCCTACCGTGACGCGATCGCCGACGCGGGCTACGACGTTGCGATGGAGGTCCACCGAACGTGGCAAGACGGTGACCGCGACGCTGCGGCGCAGTTGGTCACCGACGAACTGGTCGAGGACATCGGCCTCGTCGGAACGCCTGACGATGCGCCGAGCGCCTGCTCGCAGTGGTACGACGCCGGCGCCGATATGGTCGTGATGAACTTCCCGCCGGGCTCGAGCGCGGACGACGTTCGGACCGCGCTGGCCGCCGTCTCGTAG
- a CDS encoding TIGR03617 family F420-dependent LLM class oxidoreductase, whose protein sequence is MKFDANLASPAITEADNLAGAAEDMGFDGAWVTETTHSPFTLTTQLANGSDRMDLGTAITVAFPRSPMVTAYTAWDVQSLADGRFVLGLGTQVKGHIERRFDVEWDSPGPRLREYVEVLREIWASWEEDRHPSYEGEFYSITLCPADWRPEPIEHSRVPIYIAGVNSYNVTLAGECCDGLHVHPLNSPEYIEREVVPDIETGAARADRDPDDVTLVTNVFAITGETDAEREQAREEIRRQIAFYGSTRTYKRIFAVHGWEDVCDDLHELSVEDRWDEMPALVTDEMVETFSVEGTYDELRDEIEERYTHIDRISLYAPYRGEEHWQRVLS, encoded by the coding sequence GTGAAGTTTGACGCAAATCTCGCCTCACCGGCTATCACGGAAGCGGACAATCTCGCTGGGGCGGCGGAGGATATGGGTTTCGACGGCGCGTGGGTCACCGAGACGACACACTCGCCGTTCACGCTGACGACGCAGCTGGCGAACGGGAGCGATCGAATGGATCTCGGAACGGCCATCACGGTCGCGTTCCCCCGCAGCCCGATGGTGACAGCCTACACGGCGTGGGATGTCCAGTCCCTGGCGGACGGCCGATTCGTGCTGGGGCTCGGGACGCAGGTCAAGGGTCACATCGAGCGGCGGTTCGACGTCGAGTGGGATTCGCCCGGCCCGCGACTCCGCGAGTACGTGGAGGTGCTCCGGGAGATCTGGGCGTCGTGGGAGGAAGACCGCCATCCCAGCTACGAGGGTGAGTTCTACTCGATCACGCTCTGTCCGGCGGACTGGCGTCCGGAACCGATCGAGCACTCCCGCGTCCCGATTTACATCGCGGGCGTCAATTCCTACAACGTCACGCTCGCGGGAGAGTGCTGTGACGGACTGCACGTCCACCCGCTCAACTCCCCGGAGTATATCGAACGGGAAGTCGTTCCGGACATCGAAACGGGTGCGGCTCGAGCCGATCGAGACCCGGACGACGTGACGCTGGTGACCAACGTGTTCGCGATCACCGGCGAGACCGACGCGGAGCGAGAGCAGGCGCGGGAGGAGATCCGACGGCAGATCGCGTTCTACGGGTCGACGCGGACCTACAAGCGAATCTTCGCAGTCCACGGCTGGGAGGACGTCTGCGACGACCTCCACGAGCTGTCGGTCGAGGACCGCTGGGACGAGATGCCCGCGCTCGTCACCGACGAGATGGTCGAGACGTTCTCCGTCGAGGGAACGTACGACGAACTCAGAGACGAGATCGAAGAGCGGTACACCCACATCGATCGGATCTCGCTGTACGCGCCGTACCGCGGCGAGGAACACTGGCAGCGCGTCCTGTCGTAG
- a CDS encoding CaiB/BaiF CoA-transferase family protein, with product MGFLNGINVVDLSQMVSGPVATMHLGDMGADVVKVERPESGDISRNLAPFVDGVSSQFVALNRNKRSIEVDLRSDRGQRLVMELLEKADVFVENYKAGTAEGFGLDYDAVSAVNPEIVYCSIKGFASDSIYEDNPAYDMVAQAMSGSMSINGWPDGPPTNTSIPIADIAASMYAVQAITGALYDRDVNDAGGEYIEVSMLNCIMSWLGIRATASGVENEPYPRVGNRHSTVAPYKVYETADSYVVVAVASDGLWPKFCRAIDREDLITDPRFETGADRTANMDELYEITDDIMRQKTTEEWFDILQEHGVPSGPVRNTLEALEDEYTEQQGLVQELTTAAGDDSIPVIRYPVDFGEFDAPVHTDPRPLGADTSHALRELGYDDAEIEALHEAGIIG from the coding sequence ATGGGCTTCTTGAACGGGATCAACGTGGTCGATCTGTCTCAGATGGTGTCCGGACCGGTGGCGACGATGCACCTCGGCGACATGGGTGCAGACGTAGTGAAGGTCGAACGACCGGAGTCCGGGGACATCTCCCGAAATCTGGCGCCGTTCGTCGACGGCGTGAGCTCCCAGTTCGTCGCCCTCAATCGCAACAAGCGCTCGATCGAGGTTGACCTCCGCTCGGATCGTGGACAACGCCTCGTGATGGAACTCCTCGAGAAGGCGGATGTCTTCGTCGAGAACTACAAGGCCGGTACCGCCGAGGGGTTCGGCCTCGATTACGACGCCGTGTCCGCGGTGAACCCGGAGATCGTCTACTGTTCGATCAAGGGGTTCGCATCGGATTCGATTTACGAGGACAACCCCGCGTACGACATGGTGGCACAGGCGATGAGCGGCTCGATGAGTATCAACGGCTGGCCCGACGGACCGCCGACGAACACGTCCATCCCGATCGCCGATATCGCGGCGTCGATGTACGCCGTCCAGGCGATCACCGGTGCGCTGTACGATCGAGACGTCAACGACGCCGGCGGGGAGTACATCGAGGTCTCGATGCTCAACTGCATCATGTCCTGGCTAGGGATCCGAGCGACCGCCAGCGGCGTGGAAAACGAACCGTACCCCCGCGTCGGGAACAGGCACTCGACCGTCGCGCCGTACAAGGTGTACGAGACGGCCGACTCGTACGTCGTCGTCGCCGTCGCGAGCGACGGACTCTGGCCGAAGTTCTGCCGCGCGATCGACCGAGAGGACCTTATCACCGATCCGCGATTCGAGACCGGGGCCGATCGAACGGCGAACATGGACGAACTGTACGAGATCACGGACGACATCATGCGGCAGAAGACGACCGAGGAGTGGTTCGACATCCTGCAGGAACACGGCGTTCCGTCGGGCCCCGTCCGGAACACCCTCGAGGCGCTCGAGGACGAGTACACCGAGCAACAAGGGTTAGTGCAGGAACTCACCACCGCTGCCGGCGACGACTCGATTCCGGTGATCCGCTATCCGGTCGACTTCGGCGAGTTCGACGCGCCGGTCCACACTGATCCGCGGCCGCTCGGTGCCGACACGTCTCATGCCCTCCGCGAACTCGGCTACGACGACGCCGAAATCGAGGCGCTGCACGAAGCGGGAATCATTGGCTGA
- a CDS encoding enoyl-CoA hydratase/isomerase family protein, whose translation MSFELIDYEVTDHTAELTMHRDPVNAINHDLTEEVNDAYRLAADDDSVRSIILTSAFDRAFSAGMDLEMMAGGSGLELRRFLETLYFDMHDLQYRMGKPTIAALTGPARAAGVTLAVSCDVIVGSETASIGYPEIDVGLIPAMHFVHLPRQIGRHKAFELLFTGDPMEAQEAADRGIFNRVVPQDEVLETARELAASFNEKSPLVMELARDAYMRSQDLDYRRNIENVVETICNIVETDEAQEGLRAYVEGREPEW comes from the coding sequence ATGTCGTTCGAACTCATCGACTACGAAGTCACCGACCACACGGCCGAACTGACGATGCACCGGGATCCGGTCAACGCGATCAATCACGACCTCACCGAGGAGGTCAACGACGCGTATCGGCTCGCGGCCGACGACGATTCGGTCCGATCGATCATTCTGACGAGCGCCTTCGACCGTGCGTTCAGCGCCGGTATGGACCTCGAGATGATGGCGGGTGGCTCGGGTCTCGAACTGCGTCGGTTCCTCGAGACGCTGTACTTCGACATGCACGATCTCCAGTACCGGATGGGAAAGCCGACGATCGCCGCGCTCACCGGACCGGCGCGGGCGGCGGGGGTGACGCTGGCGGTCTCGTGCGACGTAATCGTCGGCAGCGAAACGGCGTCGATCGGCTACCCCGAGATCGACGTCGGACTCATCCCGGCGATGCACTTCGTCCACCTGCCGCGACAGATCGGCCGGCACAAGGCGTTCGAGTTGCTGTTTACGGGCGATCCCATGGAGGCACAGGAGGCCGCCGACAGGGGGATCTTCAATCGCGTCGTCCCGCAGGACGAGGTCCTCGAGACCGCCCGTGAGCTGGCGGCGTCGTTCAACGAGAAATCGCCGCTCGTGATGGAACTCGCGCGAGACGCCTACATGCGCTCGCAGGATCTGGACTACCGACGGAACATCGAGAACGTCGTCGAGACGATCTGCAACATCGTCGAGACCGACGAGGCACAGGAAGGCCTCCGGGCCTACGTCGAGGGCAGGGAACCGGAGTGGTGA
- a CDS encoding CoA ester lyase, which yields MRPIRSILYIPANNEDWVLEAPEKYDADAFIFDLEDSVPPSEKEYAREVVADAYEQWDTDKTITVRLNAPDTGLFEADLDAVVHDRLDAVIVPKLPRTEYITRTDHVLSYLEARRGIDSPTEIVALPETPRGFYNAHELCQASDRVAAIVGGTSRGADVERALGWEWTEEGTEKLHMLSKVLLDGKAAGVEQFFGGAWTNVEDIEGLRTEAERLRSLGYTGYQVIHPSHVEPINEIFTPDEDDVAFWQRVMEAMETAELEESRGAVRFEGEMIDVAHIKRGEDILERARAFDMID from the coding sequence ATGCGTCCGATTCGATCGATTCTGTACATCCCCGCAAACAACGAGGACTGGGTGCTCGAGGCGCCCGAAAAGTACGACGCCGACGCGTTCATCTTCGACCTCGAGGATTCCGTCCCCCCTAGCGAGAAGGAATACGCACGCGAGGTCGTCGCCGATGCGTACGAGCAGTGGGACACTGACAAGACCATCACCGTCCGTCTCAACGCACCCGATACCGGGCTGTTCGAAGCTGATCTCGACGCGGTCGTTCACGACCGACTGGACGCCGTCATCGTGCCGAAACTCCCGCGAACGGAGTATATAACGCGCACCGATCACGTCCTCTCGTATCTCGAAGCGAGGCGCGGAATCGACAGTCCAACCGAAATCGTCGCGCTCCCGGAGACGCCGCGCGGGTTCTACAACGCTCACGAACTGTGTCAGGCGAGCGACCGGGTCGCCGCCATCGTCGGCGGAACCAGCCGCGGTGCCGACGTCGAGCGGGCGCTCGGCTGGGAGTGGACCGAAGAAGGAACCGAGAAACTCCACATGCTGTCGAAAGTTCTCCTCGACGGCAAAGCGGCCGGCGTCGAGCAGTTCTTCGGCGGGGCGTGGACGAACGTCGAGGATATCGAGGGGCTCAGAACGGAAGCCGAGCGGCTTCGGTCGCTCGGCTACACCGGCTACCAGGTCATCCATCCGAGCCACGTCGAGCCGATCAACGAGATTTTCACCCCCGACGAGGACGACGTGGCGTTCTGGCAGCGGGTGATGGAAGCGATGGAGACGGCGGAACTCGAGGAATCCCGCGGCGCTGTCCGGTTCGAGGGGGAGATGATCGATGTCGCACACATCAAGCGTGGCGAAGACATTTTAGAGCGCGCTCGAGCGTTCGATATGATCGATTGA